The genomic window GATTCTCAACGCAGACAGGATCGATCTCGAAGCTTTGCTGCAGCGTCAGTCCAGCGCGCTGCAGTCCGATCTCCATCAGACCGGTTCCCGAGAAGTAGCTGTTGACCAAGACCGACATCTTCCGGCACCTCAGGCCTCATCCGACGCTTTCGCGCCTTCCTTCAGGATCTTCGCCACCAGCTTGTCGACGGCCGTGTCCGCCGCCTTGATCACGACCATCTCGCCGGTCGTTTCGATGCGGGCGCCGATCCGCGCGAGGTCTCGCGTGTCGAGGTTCTTCAGCGCGTCGGCCGACGGCTTCTCCTCGACGATGATCAGGACCTCCGCCTGCTCGGGCAGATGCTTCCGGATCAACGCTACGACTTTGGCGTTGTCGTCCCACTCGACCTTCCCGGAGCCCTTCCGATACCCCACGGTGATGCCGTGCAGGCAGAACGTCTTCGGCTTCTGGAACAGGCCGGGAGAGGACTCGATCGCGCCGCGAAGCCGCGCCTGCGCGTCGGCCGCGGTCGCAGCGGCAGCCTTGATTCCGGCGATGCGCCGTTTCTGGACGGCGGCGATGTCCGTCTCGAGTTCGTTGACTCGGTCGCCGAGCACCTTGCGGGCAGCGGCATACGTTTTGGCGAGATCGTCGATCTGGGCGATCGAGAGTTGTTCGATGGTGATCATAGATTCAGCGGGCGGTGATGATGATGCCGAGCGTCCAGATCGCCGTGGCGAATCCGGCGGCGTAGAGAGCAGCGCCGACGAGGATGAGCGACTGGGTGGAGTACACGCGCGGGGCGCGTGCGATGGAGATGCCGTGCAAGCTCAGGGCGCGGTTGTTCATTTCTGGAAGTAGGTCTTTTCGATGGGCACGAGTTGGCCGCCGGTGGTCACGACGGCTACGATGTCGAGCGGATGGGGAGATCCGTCCTCGCGCCACGCGCCGCCGGATTTCCAGAGTTCGAGGTTGCCCTCCTCTGTGTTCCCTTGGAGGGCGAATGGCCGTGCATCGACAAAGCCGAGCACGACCGCGGCGTGGCCGTTGCGCAGTTGTACCTGGATCATTTTGCGGAGGTGACGCGAAGGGGCTTCAGCGTCGCGGTTGGGGTTTTCGCGCAGCGCTGAGCCTTGATGATCTCAGCTCGGATCTGGGTCACGTACGTCAGGGCGTCGGCGTACTGCGCTTTGCGGAGGAGGATCGGCACGATCCCGCAGCCAAACGTCGCCGTCGCGATGTGGGTGGCAGCGCTCACGAGCGACCTCCGTGGCGGTAGTTCTCGGTTCGGATCAACTGGGACGCGTTGCGCAGTAGGTCGGCGTCGTGGCGGCGCTGGGCGCGATAGAGATCCCGATGCAGCGCAGCCAAGTCGATCGCTGTGCGGTCCCGAAATGCTCGATCAAGAGCGGCGGCGATGCCCCACACCTCCGGTGACACGGGCGCGAGATGCAGCCGGAGCACGAGCAGGTTGCTGCTGAACCACGCCTCCGTTGAGGCCAGTTTCGCGCTTGCGGCGTCGCGTTGAGCCCGGACAGCAGCGGCGTCCAGCAACAGCACAACGATCGCCAGCACGAGCAGGCAGGCGGTGATGATGAACGCGGTGATCATGCCGCCCTCCTTTCGCCCAGGTGGATTGCCAGCGCACGCGAGTCACGGTAGCGCGGCGCCTTGACTGGACGGATAACGCTGTAGTTTACCTGCTCGACCTGGACGCGGAGGCCTCGCCGGCAGCAAGCCTCGGCCATGAATCCGTCTTTGTGCCAAGTGCGCAGACGATCGTCCGGAATTCGGCCGAACCAGCGGCGGAAGTAGTCGATAGTGAAAGCGCGGATGCGCGCAGTGGAGTGAATCTCGTAACCGGGCCAGTTCTCGAAGCGGCACCCAGGGCCCATAACGAGAACGTGGTAAATCCGGCGACAACGGCCGTGGGCGGCGCGACTATTCGGTTTGTTCATCGTGGTGCCCTCCTCAGACGGCCTTGCGGGCGCTCAGCGCGTCGTACTTGGCCTGGGCGGCGATGACGTCGTCCCACCGGAGTTCGCGGCGCTTCTTCCCGGCGATGATGTTCCCGTCTTGGAACACGCACACGAGGTGCTTCACGCCGGCCTCGTACGCGATCCGCTCACTGACCTTCAGCCCGAGGAAATTCGGGTGGTTGGCGTTGAGGTTCTTCCAGGTGTCGTCGGCCTGTTCGGGCGCGGCCGGGAAGTCCAGGCCGTACGCGATGGCGAACGCGCGCACGTCACCCACGCGCAGCGCATCCGGCAACTGCAGCTTGATCGTGCCGCGGCGCCAGAGCTGCTTCAGCAGCTTCGCCTCGTGGCCCTTACCCTCGTCGAACTCCTCGCGGCCGACGTTCGTCGAGCAGATCACCATCGCGCAGCCAGTGCGGTCTTTGATCTCCTTCAGAGCGTTCACCATCTTGATCGCACCGCCCTTCTGGTACGCGTAGGTGATATGGTGAAACTCGTCGACGATCACGAGGTTCGTCTGGTCGATCGCCGCGAGCACGCGCGGGCGGAGTTTCGTGGGCGAGACGTTTGGGCTGATCCGCAGCGCGCGGGCGAACGTGCGAAAGATGTCCTGCACGCCGGCGACACCCTGCAGGTCGACGTAGATCGTCGCGCCGTGGTTGTTCTCGTCGCGAAACCACTTCAGGCCCTCGGTCTTGCCGACGTGCGACTCGCCGAACACGAAGCCGATGGTGCGATCGTTCCAGACCTTCCGGCATACCGCGTGGATCTCGCCGACGGTCGGCGTCATCACCCGGCCCTTAATCCGCTTCTCGGCGTCCTCCCGCTCCTGCTCGCGGATCACGCGGATGCGCGAGACCATCTTCGCGGGCGGCGGCAGGATCAGACCGGCGGCGTTCTTGTACTCGCCGCGGAGCACCTTCGAGTAGGTGCCACCGTCGACGCCGAGGAGCGTCGCCGACTCGACTTGGCTCATCTTCTTCTCGCCGCTGTAGCGGTAGAACCAGAACAGGTCCTCGTGATACTCGGGCTTGTTCTTGCGGATCCCGTTGGCGACGACGTCGCCGGCCAGATTGGTGCCGTCCCACTCGGTGGTGTCGGCAGGAGTGGCGTCGGTGACGTCACTGCTCGCAGTGGCGGAGGTGGTGTTTTCGATGCTGGACATGGTTTCTTCCGGTTGGGGGTTGATGGTTGAGAGTGGCTGCCGGTCAGGATTCCGGCAGAAGGTCTGCAAGGGCGTTGCTGGCGGCTTGCGCGGAGATCCCGCGCTCGGCGCGTTTGGCAGCGGCGGCGGACTGGATCGCCCGCGCCCGGTTCTCGCCGGCCGCCAGCGCGATCTTCTCGGCGGATGAGAGCCCGCCCGTTGCGGCGACGTGCTCCTGCCGAATCGCGTCGTTGTGAGCCTTGTCGAGCGCGAGCTGCTGGTCCTGCTCGGAGTGGCGCTCGCGCAGCTCGGCGACGGCGCGGTTCAGGATCGTCGCCGTGACGGCGCTCGCCTTCTGCAGCGCGTCCTTGTCGCGGATGTCGATCGCGCCCTTCTTACCGCCAAGGCGGTTCAGGGTGCCGACGTATGCGCCCTTCGTGTCGGTCAGGTGCAGCTGCTCGGGCGCGGCCGTGTCGAGGTAGCCGAGAAACTCGGCGCCATCGGTGACGCCACCGAGGATCGTACCGGACTCGTCGACGTACGTGTATCCGATCTTGTCGTGCGCGAAGGTGATCTGGTGATTCCGGTACGTGACCTTCTTCGGCGTGAGCAGCAGGAGGGCCAGCATCGCCGGCGGAATCGGCCGAAAGTGCGCAGTCGCCGCGAGCCGCTGCCAGCGCTCGATCGGAGCCTCGGGCCGCTGCGTGATGGTGAGGCTCGCCTGTTGCGCGACGGGCACGAGAGCCAGTTCGGAGAACGGACGGGGCTCGGAGCCTTCGGTCAGGCAGAACTCGGTGACCTGATCGAACCCGATGTACTTGTGGTCGGTCCGGGTGTCGTACGCATTGCACGCCCAGGCAAACGCGCGCTCGACCGCCTCGGGCGATGGGAACGGCAGGCGCAGCAGCGCGATCTTCTCGGGCGGGAGGTTCAGCTTTCCGTCACCCTGGCCGATCAGGACATTCGTGTAGCGGATCGCATCGTCCAGGCCGGCGGGCGAGTGCAGGCGCTGGTTGTTGCCCTTGTATCCGGGCATCGCACCGAGCTTGTTCCAGAGCGAGTTGAACGCGGACTCGATCCAGCCCTTCTCCCACGGCTTGCCGCCCTTTTCGCAGAAGCCGTTCGTGAGCAGGCGATGATTGATCAGCCCGGTGCGTTCGACGCGCACGCGTCCTTCGAACAGCGTCGAGAGCGCGAGTTCAAGCTCGGCCGAGATCGAGGCGGTTGCGTTCTCGCAGAGGATCGTGACCGGGTAGTCCGGCAGACCGAACTTTGCGAAGAGGGCGTGCAGCAGTGTCTGCACGTCGACGCGGCGAATACCGCACCGCACCTTGCGCACGCTGCCGTCGGGCATGCGTTCGTCGCGCTGGACCTGGGCACCGATGCCCCAGACGAGATTCCGGCGCGTCGCGACATCCTTAGCGAGCAGGCCAGCGACCGGCGCGATCTGCGGCGGCGTCTTCGAGTCGCCGGGGAACACGCAAAGCGTGTCGAGATTGAAATCGTCGATCGCGATCAGCTCGAGCGGTCGCAGCTGCGACGGATCGCGCGTGATGCTTGGGAAGTACCGCTTCGCGGCGGCGATGCCACGCTGGAAGAGCACGCGGGCGCCCTTGTTCGGCGCCTTGCGGTACAGGTTGCGCTTGCTCCAGCCGATCGGGAAGAACCCGCGCGGGCAGCACTTCGGCAACGGCTCGGTCGGCTTGGTGCGGACCCAATGATCGATCCAGCTTCCGTAGCCTGGGATCGGTTTGCCGCTGGGCCAGATCTCGGTGCGGAGCAGCTCCCACGCCTCGGCCATGCTGCGGTGGTTGTCTTCCGCAAGCTGCTTCACGAACTCGTCGAACGCGGTTTGCTGCTTCGCGGAGAGAAACGACGGCCCTTTGTACTGCGCCACGAGGCAGCGCCAGTCGCCCTGTGGCCGGACCTCGGTGACCGAACCGAGATAGAGGTAATACTTCCGGAGCAGCGACGACGCCGAGCAGCCGCGCATTTGGTGGCGGTGGTTCGCGGCGATCACCTGCGCGGCGGTCGTGATATTGCCCTCGCCGCGCAGCGCGTGCAGTCGCTCCAGCAGCTGCAGCGTGAAACGCACCTCGGTGCGTCGCGCTTCGGCCAGCGCCGAAAACTCGGCGAGATCGTCGAGCGGAATTGAGAACCGCGGGCCGGTCGGGAGCGTGATTGTTTCGCTGGAAAGGGTGGGAACAAGCGACGTGCTCATGGGGTGCAGGGGTCAGGCTTTCGGTGCTGCGGTGAGCAGCGGCTTGGCTGCTGCCTCTACCTTGTCGGCCAGGGTGCGGAGACTCTCGACGACGCCGCGGACTTCCTCCGGATGCTTGGCGAGGAATTGCAGCCGGTTCTCCTTCACGAGGAGCGTTTCGGCCTGGTTCAGCAGCCCGCCAATCTCGTCTCGGGCGAAGAGGTAGAGCTGTTCCTCGTTCGGCGTGTCGGGCGACGCATCCTTCGCGGCCGTGCGTGCGCCGCCGACCTTTCCAGCGTCGCGGATGCCGTACGTCTCCAGCAGCTCGCCCCAGCTAAGGTCGCCGACGAACTTCGTCGCGGCGGAGACAAGCTTCCGCGTCTCGGCATCGCGGCCCCTTACTTCGACGGCGAGTTCACCATCGGCGAGGCGAAGCACGTCGGGCTGGGCGATCCGCGCGTTCTCAACAAACACGCGCGCTGCCCGCATCATGTGATTCACGTGCGAGTGGCCCGCGTTAACGTGCTTCTTCAGCCAGGGACCGAATTCGCCATGCCTGAGGGAGGCTTTGATTCGCCACAGCGCGAGACCGACGAAGATGCGGCGAAGCACATTCTCGTTTTCCGTTTTGAAGATGATCGCGATCTGCTTTGCCGTGCGGTCCTGAAACTGGGCGAGTTCCCGTTTGTCAGTGATCAGGGCACTCGTGCCATTGAGCACGAGCAAAGCGGTCTTGGGTTTTTCGGTGCTGGTACCTTTAGCCATGGAGATTCAGTTTTTCAGAAATTCGTTCAGCTCGCGGACCAGCTCGCGGAGCACCGGCTTCGGCAGGTGGCGCAGCAGTTCGATCCGGCGCTGGCCGGTGATGCGGGCCGTGATGAAGTCGCGGTAGGATTCCGCCGGCACGCGGTACGATCCGCGCGAGGCACCTTTGCCCTTCCCGTCGATGCCCGGCAGTTCACCCTCGGTGATGAGGTCCCGAACGTGCTTCTCGTCCCAGCCGAGTCGCGCCGCGATCTCCGCTGCGGTCAGCGTCGTGCGACCGGGGAAGTCGAGGCTCGGGAACGGGAACTGGAGCTGCTCGGGCATGGCGTCAGACGTGGTCTTGGGGCAACTGGCAGATGATCGATTCGAGCTGCAGCTGCGCCTTATCGCCGCACCGCAGGTGGTACAGTTGTGCGCCCGCGATCTCGTCGGCGGGACTCGGTAGGCACTCGGTCAGGATCTCGAGCACAGCGACCTTCTCGTCGTGCGACAGCTTCGAGAAGCTGCGATACGCGGCCTTGGCCGTGATCAGTATGGCGCTCTCGCTAGGCACAGAGCACCTCCTCGATCTTCGCGCGGACGCGAGGATACATCTCGTAGTTGATGGCCTTCGACACGACCGCCGTGTCGTGGCCCACCATTTTGGCAAGGTCGCGCAGCTTGAGGCCCTTCTTCTTACGGGCCGCCCAGAGCCGAAATGATGCTTGCTTTGTCTGCCGCTTGGTCATTTGGTGGCGCGAAGTTCAAAAACTTGAACCACAAGTTCAAGACTAAAATTGATCCACAGGCCAAAATCTTGAACCATCTGGACCAACGGAGAGACGGTTTCGAAAAACTGCAGAGGGCTCTCAAGCTAAAGGGCTATGAGTTTGCGCAGGAGCTGCGCTGCAGCCCGGAGTGGCTTTCGAAAGTGATGAGTGGCCGGCGGCCGATCTCCGCGGAGTTGCACATCCGCGCCCTTGAACTCATGAACCGTCGCGGATTGTCCGTTAGTTCAATTCCAGAGCTGGCGACGAGTTTGGCTGCCTCCGTTGGAGAGCCATCGCAGGCGGTATATGGCACGAGCGTACCGCAGTCCGTTATCGTCGAGGCCGACATCCGCCGGAAGATCGATGAGGCGATCCGTGCCGCCGGCGGAGACGTCCTCCGGCTCGGATATCTCCGCGAGCAAATCGAGCAGCACCTCCGCCCACCGACACATTGGACGACGGAGGATATCCACGATGAAGCGTTACGTCAGGCGCTCGAGGACCAATTGCGGGAGACTGATAGCGTCACTCCTCAGGAAAAGAGCCGGAGTGTTGGCAAAGGGTAGTATGTTTCAGCTGACAGAAATCACACGGGATCCCATCTGCAGTGCGCTCAGCCTGCAGCAGGAGACGCCACGCGAAGCGCGCGATCTCCAGGCGCGTTTTGCAGGAGCGAAGCTCGCGCCGAAGGCGTGCGCTGTGACTTGGGGTGAAGTGGACCACGCCAGAGTGCTGCGCGGGGTTGGGGCGGCGTACTGAAATGTTCACTACAAGAGATAGCAGGGGGCCACTTAGGGCACCAAAACACTACTCGGTAGTGCGGGCGTACCATTGTTTCGGTTCGTGCCCGGAAGATGCTTCTGAGGGTGGGTTACGCGCGAAAGACTCCCCTGCGGTTACTTCCGGGCATTGCGGCTGCTGCCCAGGATCGGGCGCGATCGCTGGCATTGCCGCTGAGCACTTACGTAGGGGCCCTGCTGTGGAACTACGCCCAAGCCCCACGGCGCGTCGATCGGATCGGCGAGGTGGATACGCTGGCCAGAGTCCACGTGCCCTGCTCGATCCGGCCTACGGTCTGGCAGGTCGTTGCTCCCACAGTGGGCGCATCAGGCGTCGCGCTGAATGCGTTGATCGAGGCCCTTATCGCGGAGGATGTCCGGCACGCCAATCGTCCGCTGCAGATCAACCCACGTTTGTGAAAGTCCCATCATGAAGACTCTAGCCACCCTCCTGCCCGCTCTCGCAATCGTCATCAGTGGCTGTGTCACCAGGGAGACCGCAACGCATCATGCCACACGGGAGGAGATACAGCAGTCGACGGATCGCATGGTCGCCGAGGTTAACCGCGAATTAGCAGCGCGCCAAAAGGCTGTGGACGATGCGGCTCGAGCGAAGGCGACTGAAGCGGCGAACGAAAAAGCCGAAGTGATCGCTACATCTTCGCCGGAGATCGCTGCAGCCATCCGCGCTGGAGTGCTGGTGGTCGGGATGCGGTGGGATCAGGCCCGTGCTGCTATCGGGGATATCCGTAGAGAGCAGGCGAGCGATGGTGTCGGTGGATCCGACGAGTGGTATTCCCACTACGGCGATGCCATGCGTACCGATCTCTATTTCCACGAAGGGACTTTGGTGCGCTGGTTCACGAGTCCGCACTATCGCTGATTCGCCGGGCGCCGGGGCCGAGTCTCACGCGTAGATCGGCAAATTTCCACGGTCTGTGGAAATTTGGGGAACGGACGCACTGGACGGAATGGACGGGGTGACGTCCCTCGGGGCGGCTGATAATCTGGGCGCACTGTGCCGCCCCGGACAACGCCGCTTCTCTCCAATAAGGACCCGCTCGTCAACGCGGGAGCGATCGCGCTGCCCGTTCTGACGTCGGTCGGCGAGTGGGCACACCTCACCGCGTCGACGACGCAGTGGCGCAAGATCGTCTGCGATCTCGCCAAGCCCCTCGGGCTCGAACTGGTACCGGCCGGCACGATGGCCGTCGTCGCTGATCCCGAGTCGATCACCGAGGCGCTCCTGGGCGACGCCGCGTTTCGCGCCGCCGTCACCAATGCCGTACGCCGCGCGCACAAGGCCTGCACCACCGCTGCACCGGCGGACCGCAGCCCTGCGGCGGCGCGCCTACCGCTCACGAAGCCGGGCAACGGGCGGCTGCTCTGATTTCTGCCATGAACAACACCCGTACGTTTCGTTCGGTCCTACTCTCCGCGATCTTCTTCGCGTTCCTCGTCGGCCTGCTCTGCGTTTTCATCGCGCCGGCCCAAGCCGATACCGCCGTCGCTGCCAGCACGTCGGCGGTGACAAGCGCCACGCTCGACACGGCCGCCGCGGTGGCCACGCCGTTCATCGTCTCGTTCGCCAGCTCGCATCCGTGGCTGGTCACGGTCCTCACGATCATCGCGACGATGCGGCTGATCTTCAAACCGGTGATGTCGGTCGTGCAGGCGTACGTGAAGTCCACTGCATCGCAGACCGACGACGCCGCGCTGGCCAAGGTGGAGACGTCGACCGCCTACAAGATCGCCGCGTGGCTCCTCGACTACCTCGGCTCGATCAAGGTTTCGACCAGCCCGGCCGTGAAGCCGGCCGACACGCCTGCCGCGCCCCAGGGCTGACCCCATTACTCCGTAATCCGATCACGCGCCCATCCGATGTCCTCGCTGCTCTCGATCCTGCTGGCGCTCGCGCGTGCGCTGCCCGCTCTCGACAGCCTGCTCCGGCAGGTCGTCGCGGAGCGGGACAAGGATCGGGAGCGGGAGGCTGCGGCTCGGCTCGTCGCGAAAGACGCGGCCGTCGATGCCGCGATCGACGGAGGCTCCCGATGAAACGCTTGCTCGTCTGCGCGGCGTTGCTCTTCGGCGGTTGCCAGACCGTGCGCCTCGACAACGCGGCACGGCTCGCCGCGCGCCCCGATTTTCCCGCTGCCAAAGCCGCTGCGCCCGAGTGGTGCCGCGATGCGATGAAGACGATCAACCAGCTCGAATACCAACTCGAACGCCGATGACTGCGCTCCCCCTTTTCGCCCAGATGCCCGCGCCCGATTCCGCCCAGGCGATCGGCTGGCTCGCGCTCGCGGTGTTCTGCGCGATCGGAGGCATCAATCAGGTGCTCAAGTTCACGGACCGTTTCCGGGAGACCCCGCCCTCGCATCAGACTTACGCGACGAAGACCGAACACGCTCAGCTCGCCGAAAAGCTCGATACCGAACTCGGGCGCGAGCGCGGGTCGCGCAAGAAGATGCACGAGGAGATCTCGAAGATGCAGAGCGACATCTCGGCGATCAGCACGGACAACCACGCCCAGAGCAAGGACCTCGCGGATCTGAAGCGGCAGATTTCGGCGACCGAACAGCGCATCGACGCCGTGCCGATGCGCACGATCCAGCTCCTGCGCGAGACGCAGCAGCTCCACAGCTCCAAATCATGACGACGCTGCTGATCGACATTCTCCTCGCGCTCAAAGGGGCGGACAAGTTTGGCCTCCCGCTCGACAACCTCCTGGTTGACCTGCGGCGCGGGCGGCACCGGAGCCTGAGCGTCCCCCAGCTTGAGAGCGCCCTCCGCGATCTCGCCGATCGCAGTTTCACGACCCCGGTCGAAGCGACCCTGAGCGGCACCCGCTGGCGGATCACTGCCTTGGGTCTGTCCGCGCTCCAGGAGGAGGGGCTCGCGTGAATCCATTTTGCACGTCGCCAGCCGCAAACGGACGCACGCGTTGCGCGTGCGCAGGGGTGCGTACCCCATGCCTTCGGCACACCTCCGTAGTCCCTGCGCGGCGTGCGATCTTTGGCTACGGCGTTACCCAGCCGGCCGGTGCCCGAGCGTGGCCCACGGTTCTCTTCGCGCTCTCGCGCGTTCTCCGCCGTGTAAGCGATACGCCGGGTGCTTGCGCGCCCGACCAAGCTGCCGGCCGGCTGAATCCTTTGCCGAATGTCGCATGAACAAGAAACCACGCGGCGATTCGAAACTCGATGCGCTCACGCCGGAGCAGCAGGAGCTGCTCGCGGAGTGGCTGACGATCGAGAACGTCACCTATGCGGAGGCACGCACGCGCGTGCAGGATCAGTTCGGCGTCTCCACGACGGCCTCGGCATTGCAATCCTTCTATTCGCGGTTTGCGGCGCCGTGGAAATACGCGCGGGCGCATGGCGAGGCGGAGAACTTCGCCTCGCTGATGGAAGGGAAGTTCGACGCCGCCTCGATCAAGCGGGCGAAGCAGCTCGCGTTCGAGGCGCTCACCTCCCCGCAGCCCGACCTCAAGACGGCGCGTGCGCTGTTCAAACTGATCGGCGACTCGGCGAAGACCACCATCGCGAAGGAGCGCCTGGCACTCGACGACCGGAAGGTGAAGCTGCTCGAGGCCAAGGCTGCGTTGGCGGACAAGGCGACGGCGATCGTCAACAACCACGAGATCTCGGAGGAGGAGCAGGCCGCCCAGATGCGCGCGCTGTTCCGGATGTAATAATGGCCGACCGACGCAAAGACGCCTTCGAAAAGCTGCGGGGCAGTGTGGCGGCGGCTCAGGCTGCGGCTCTTTCCGATCCGCTCTGGAGCGCCGATCTCGCGACGCTTCGCGAACTGGCGGCCAAGCATGCGCTGGGCAAGACGCACAGCGGCTGGGTGAATCCGTACCCGAAGAAGGATCCGCGCTCACTCCTGCTCGAATACCAGTTCGCGAGCTTCCACGACGAGAGCCGGTTCAAGGCCGAGCTGCAGGCGCGCCAGACGGGCAAGGACTTCACAGGCCAGGGCGAGATCGCCGAGGACTGCCTGCGCCGGCCGGGCACCGATTGGATGATCGCGGCGCCGTCGGAGCGCCAATCGACCGACTCGCTCGACCAGGGCAAGATCTGGGCCGAGGCGTTCGGGCTGGCGATCGAGAGCTACGACATCAAGCGCGAGGGGCTGCATCCCGAGGCGCTGCTGAAGAGCGCGGAGATCGTCTACAGCAACCGGTCGCGCGTGCGCGCCGTGCCCGGCAAGCCCGACACCGTGCGCGGCCGGAGCGCGAACATCTACCTCACGGAGTTCGACTTCTTCGAGAACGCGGAAGCCACGTGGCGCGCGATCCTGCCCTCGATCACGAATCCTCTCCGAGGCGGCGAGAAGAAGGTGCGGCTCAAGACGACGCCGAACGGTTTTGGCGGCGCGATGCATCGCATCTGGACGAAGGAGGACAAGCGCATGCGCTGGTCCCGCCGGCTCGTCACCATCTATCACGCGGTGCTGATGGGGCTGCCCGTCGATATCGAGCAGATCCGCGAAGCGCTCGACGACGCCGACGGCTGGGCTCAGGAGTTCGAGTGCCTGTTCCTCGATCAGGCGACGGTGCTCCTCCCTTACGAGTTGATCGCCACCTGCGAGAGTACCGAGGCGACGACGACGATCGGCCCCGACTTCTGGGAGTCTGCCGCTCGCCGGCCGGTGTTCATCGGCTGGGACTTCGCACGGAAGAAGGATCTCTCGGTGCCGTGGACGATCGAGCGCGTCGGCGACGTGCTGCAG from Opitutus sp. ER46 includes these protein-coding regions:
- a CDS encoding host-nuclease inhibitor Gam family protein, with the translated sequence MITIEQLSIAQIDDLAKTYAAARKVLGDRVNELETDIAAVQKRRIAGIKAAAATAADAQARLRGAIESSPGLFQKPKTFCLHGITVGYRKGSGKVEWDDNAKVVALIRKHLPEQAEVLIIVEEKPSADALKNLDTRDLARIGARIETTGEMVVIKAADTAVDKLVAKILKEGAKASDEA
- a CDS encoding ATP-binding protein, with amino-acid sequence MSSIENTTSATASSDVTDATPADTTEWDGTNLAGDVVANGIRKNKPEYHEDLFWFYRYSGEKKMSQVESATLLGVDGGTYSKVLRGEYKNAAGLILPPPAKMVSRIRVIREQEREDAEKRIKGRVMTPTVGEIHAVCRKVWNDRTIGFVFGESHVGKTEGLKWFRDENNHGATIYVDLQGVAGVQDIFRTFARALRISPNVSPTKLRPRVLAAIDQTNLVIVDEFHHITYAYQKGGAIKMVNALKEIKDRTGCAMVICSTNVGREEFDEGKGHEAKLLKQLWRRGTIKLQLPDALRVGDVRAFAIAYGLDFPAAPEQADDTWKNLNANHPNFLGLKVSERIAYEAGVKHLVCVFQDGNIIAGKKRRELRWDDVIAAQAKYDALSARKAV
- a CDS encoding DUF3102 domain-containing protein → MAKGTSTEKPKTALLVLNGTSALITDKRELAQFQDRTAKQIAIIFKTENENVLRRIFVGLALWRIKASLRHGEFGPWLKKHVNAGHSHVNHMMRAARVFVENARIAQPDVLRLADGELAVEVRGRDAETRKLVSAATKFVGDLSWGELLETYGIRDAGKVGGARTAAKDASPDTPNEEQLYLFARDEIGGLLNQAETLLVKENRLQFLAKHPEEVRGVVESLRTLADKVEAAAKPLLTAAPKA
- a CDS encoding helix-turn-helix domain-containing protein; translation: MPEQLQFPFPSLDFPGRTTLTAAEIAARLGWDEKHVRDLITEGELPGIDGKGKGASRGSYRVPAESYRDFITARITGQRRIELLRHLPKPVLRELVRELNEFLKN
- a CDS encoding helix-turn-helix transcriptional regulator, which produces MTKRQTKQASFRLWAARKKKGLKLRDLAKMVGHDTAVVSKAINYEMYPRVRAKIEEVLCA
- a CDS encoding terminase family protein; its protein translation is MADRRKDAFEKLRGSVAAAQAAALSDPLWSADLATLRELAAKHALGKTHSGWVNPYPKKDPRSLLLEYQFASFHDESRFKAELQARQTGKDFTGQGEIAEDCLRRPGTDWMIAAPSERQSTDSLDQGKIWAEAFGLAIESYDIKREGLHPEALLKSAEIVYSNRSRVRAVPGKPDTVRGRSANIYLTEFDFFENAEATWRAILPSITNPLRGGEKKVRLKTTPNGFGGAMHRIWTKEDKRMRWSRRLVTIYHAVLMGLPVDIEQIREALDDADGWAQEFECLFLDQATVLLPYELIATCESTEATTTIGPDFWESAARRPVFIGWDFARKKDLSVPWTIERVGDVLQTREIEEFRKMSTPAQFNAMAPKIESATRVCVDYTGPGIGLGDLLVERFGEYKPSEDKFGKIELCTFTPALKRELFPALKVAFEQRRLRVPVNRAVREDLHAMQRIVTGSGDVTYRAPHSDDGHSDRCTALALALRAASGGVSDGAFTAATLAAVQLGRPNGALFPRPEIRL